The following are encoded in a window of Carya illinoinensis cultivar Pawnee chromosome 15, C.illinoinensisPawnee_v1, whole genome shotgun sequence genomic DNA:
- the LOC122296781 gene encoding uncharacterized protein LOC122296781 yields MDFYWHGMRKDIKKLVKGCQVCQMNKHETVLPTRLLQPLPVLQIPWLDIPMDFIEGLSSSNWMTVILTVVDRLTKFGHFFPMSHPYTASTTTNAAVDQQLKYRYKVLSLLKESLKKAQDRIKLYADRKRFERLFATGKWVSSLKKKLVDQISPLPTLPPVDSEWSVQPKPKLILEWRMMKVGNHASTEVLVKWVELPLRIVHGLESQSFIPSFSRHSSLILS; encoded by the exons ATGGATTTCTACTGGCATGGCATGAGGAAAGACATAAAGAAGTTGGTGAAAGGGTGTCAAGTTTGTCAGATGAATAAGCATGAGACTGTGCTGCCAACAAGATTACTTCAACCTTTACCGGTTCTTCAAATTCCTTGGCTTGACATTCCCATGGATTTCATTGAAGGCCTTTCATCCTCAAATTGGATGACTGTTATTTTGACTGTTGTGGACAGATTGACTAAGTTTGGTCATTTCTTTCCAATGTCTCATCCCTACACTGCAA GCACTACAACTAATGCAGCAGTAGATCAGCAATTGAAGTATAGATACAAGGTACTTTCTCTCTTGAAAGAGAGTTTAAAGAAGGCCCAAGATCGAATAAAGCTCTATGCTGATAGAAAGAGATTTGAAAGACTTTTTGCAACTGGTAAATGG GTTTCaagtttgaaaaagaaacttgTAGATCAGATCTCTCCATTACCCACACTGCCTCCAGTTGACAGTGAATGGAGTGTTCAACCTAAACCTAAGCTTATCTTGGAATGGAGAATGATGAAAGTAGGTAACCATGCTTCGACTGAAGTTTTGGTTAAATGGGTGGAGCTTCCATTGAGGATAGTTCATGGTTTGGAATCTCAGAGCTTCATACCCTCATTTAGTAGGCACAGTTCTTTGATTTTGTCATGA